In Microvenator marinus, one genomic interval encodes:
- a CDS encoding sn-glycerol-1-phosphate dehydrogenase, whose amino-acid sequence MNAKIESIQSTIDTLLTRFDAKVDTKVAIVQPGALKNAAEVLRSNLPLDRPWLVAVDQNTWEAAGKDLAAGLDAAGVAWERWDVPLVDGETEPFCDDERVEACQKELGKGFGAGVAVGSGTINDVVKLAAHRLNLPMACVATAPSMNGFTSGIAAVLSEGVKTTVPCTAPKVVIADLDVLAEAPQRMIQSGLGDLLSKPVSNADWALSAMLIGSVHSKEALEVIEKGSDMLNDVAPRLPLKDREAVAGLTGSLILSGIAMSVAGSSSPASGGEHLISHYIDMTGHAFDLPCDFHGCQVGVGTLTTAFLYEKFRTLDPAGIDVDALVAAHKPWDEFERWLEEVFGPLFEAVSKHAKAGYPTQDELRARLTVVKERWAELMEAIKPGLRTSGSIEAELREAGCPVRYAELNVDEGRASDAIKLSKNIRNRYTILHLAAELGVLDGWADEAMERFYR is encoded by the coding sequence ATGAACGCGAAAATAGAGTCGATCCAGAGCACCATTGATACCCTTCTTACACGCTTCGACGCAAAGGTGGACACGAAGGTGGCCATCGTCCAACCCGGCGCCTTAAAAAACGCTGCCGAGGTTTTGCGCTCGAACTTGCCGCTCGATAGGCCATGGCTTGTAGCCGTGGACCAAAATACCTGGGAGGCGGCCGGCAAAGATTTGGCTGCTGGGCTCGATGCCGCCGGTGTAGCCTGGGAGCGGTGGGATGTGCCTCTGGTTGACGGTGAGACCGAGCCATTCTGCGATGATGAGCGCGTGGAAGCTTGCCAGAAAGAACTCGGAAAAGGATTCGGTGCAGGGGTGGCGGTCGGGTCCGGAACCATCAATGATGTGGTCAAGCTCGCCGCTCATCGCCTGAATTTGCCAATGGCGTGTGTGGCCACCGCTCCGAGCATGAATGGTTTTACCTCGGGCATCGCCGCGGTGCTCTCCGAGGGCGTCAAAACAACAGTGCCGTGTACGGCTCCAAAGGTCGTGATCGCCGATCTGGACGTCTTGGCCGAAGCCCCTCAACGCATGATTCAAAGCGGCCTTGGGGACCTCCTGAGTAAGCCAGTATCCAACGCAGATTGGGCACTCTCAGCCATGCTGATAGGCTCGGTACACTCCAAAGAAGCCCTCGAAGTCATCGAAAAAGGCTCCGACATGCTCAACGATGTCGCGCCTCGACTTCCTCTCAAAGACCGCGAGGCTGTTGCAGGTTTGACGGGCTCCTTGATCCTCTCCGGCATCGCGATGAGTGTGGCGGGATCTTCATCCCCGGCATCCGGAGGCGAGCACCTGATCTCGCATTATATCGACATGACCGGACATGCCTTTGACCTTCCGTGCGATTTTCACGGCTGTCAGGTCGGGGTCGGCACTCTGACGACTGCTTTCCTCTACGAAAAGTTTAGGACGTTGGATCCCGCCGGAATAGACGTAGACGCACTGGTCGCCGCGCATAAACCCTGGGACGAGTTCGAACGATGGTTGGAAGAAGTCTTCGGCCCTTTATTTGAGGCTGTCTCCAAACACGCGAAGGCCGGCTATCCAACCCAAGATGAACTCAGAGCGCGGTTGACCGTTGTCAAAGAGCGCTGGGCGGAGTTGATGGAGGCCATCAAGCCCGGACTAAGGACGTCCGGGTCCATCGAGGCGGAGCTGCGTGAGGCCGGCTGCCCCGTGCGTTATGCAGAACTGAACGTGGATGAAGGCCGCGCGTCAGACGCCATTAAACTCTCCAAAAATATCCGAAACCGCTACACCATCCTTCATCTGGCAGCCGAACTCGGCGTTCTCGATGGCTGGGCGGACGAAGCGATGGAGCGCTTCTACAGATGA
- a CDS encoding DMT family transporter, with product MKSYPLGLRYMVESALFFSVMSVLVKIAGQSVPVSHIVLARTSVAFAMSLAILRSQGISPWGVRKDLLALRGFLGVGGLVCFYSALTILPLADATTIHYTNPILVALLAGFFLGEKITRGIVVASALCVVGVVLVARPGFLFGGAAYDPIGIWAAVGGALFSAAAYTTVRKLGQTEHPVVTVFWFPMVALPLVLPWAIWTGTVPTLTEFAILLGVGISTQLAQVRMTQGLQLESAARATSITYLQVVFAFVWGVLLFGEIPTWTAVVGAVLIVALSKRALSS from the coding sequence ATGAAGTCCTATCCTCTCGGTCTGAGGTATATGGTCGAGAGCGCGCTCTTTTTCAGCGTGATGAGCGTTTTGGTCAAGATCGCTGGCCAGAGCGTTCCGGTGTCCCATATCGTGCTCGCTCGAACCAGCGTTGCCTTCGCGATGAGCCTCGCCATTCTTCGGTCTCAGGGGATTTCGCCGTGGGGCGTTCGCAAAGATCTGCTGGCCTTGCGAGGATTCCTCGGTGTGGGTGGGCTCGTGTGTTTCTATTCGGCGTTGACGATCTTGCCCTTGGCCGATGCGACGACCATTCACTACACAAACCCAATCTTGGTGGCTTTGTTGGCCGGGTTTTTCCTGGGTGAGAAAATCACGCGTGGCATTGTTGTGGCGAGCGCATTGTGCGTGGTGGGAGTGGTCTTGGTGGCGCGGCCAGGCTTTCTTTTTGGAGGCGCAGCCTACGACCCGATTGGGATTTGGGCGGCGGTCGGAGGTGCGTTGTTTAGTGCGGCTGCCTACACCACGGTGAGGAAGCTCGGGCAGACTGAGCATCCGGTTGTCACTGTGTTTTGGTTTCCGATGGTGGCGCTGCCTCTGGTGCTTCCATGGGCCATTTGGACGGGAACGGTCCCAACGTTGACAGAGTTCGCCATCTTGTTGGGCGTGGGTATCAGCACGCAACTCGCTCAAGTTCGCATGACTCAGGGCCTGCAGTTGGAGTCGGCAGCGCGTGCTACGTCCATCACCTACCTTCAAGTCGTCTTCGCTTTCGTGTGGGGCGTCCTTCTCTTCGGCGAGATTCCGACTTGGACGGCCGTTGTGGGCGCCGTCCTGATTGTCGCCCTCTCCAAGAGGGCTCTCTCGTCTTAG
- a CDS encoding MopE-related protein: MKYALLIFVFALGCAEGELPLDYSDSGIPPAQDVGYVPPKNDLGADEPDMAPDLPDPGCREGQPGCECTDGVTEPCPGNSEGTCDPGTRTCVEGSWGTCTGVVSASTETCNNLDDDCDGEVDEGLLDATCGVGVCEVTVATCVNGQAQTCEPGEPQTEICNNLDDDCDGEVDEGCECQPSDTRACYSGTSVTREVGECQDGVQTCGANGQWGACEGEVLPATEICDGLDNDCNPATEDGSADPAAGAACDGPDSDLCENGTTSCVAGEIACDEDPDLNQTESCNGMDDNCDGIIDNANLDDNPVCSFVDNLYLGSVSGDTGSDTLSDSWYDEEFVEFTVVEDSSSNVYLSATITLVSAPGTDFDLYVRCDGCSQSVVGSSISTSPTDVVRVRRNDSFASSDTFDVVVEIRHASSTACGDWELTIQGNTSVATATCF; encoded by the coding sequence ATGAAATACGCCCTTTTGATTTTCGTGTTTGCTCTCGGCTGTGCGGAAGGTGAACTCCCTCTAGACTACTCAGACAGCGGCATTCCGCCCGCTCAAGACGTTGGATATGTCCCTCCGAAGAACGATCTCGGAGCCGACGAACCCGACATGGCACCGGACCTGCCAGACCCAGGCTGCAGAGAAGGGCAGCCTGGCTGCGAGTGCACCGACGGAGTCACCGAGCCATGCCCCGGAAACTCGGAAGGTACGTGTGACCCAGGAACCCGCACATGTGTGGAAGGAAGCTGGGGCACGTGCACCGGAGTCGTCAGCGCCTCCACCGAGACCTGCAACAACCTCGATGATGATTGCGACGGCGAAGTCGATGAGGGGCTCCTTGACGCAACCTGCGGCGTGGGCGTCTGTGAAGTCACCGTGGCTACGTGCGTGAACGGTCAGGCTCAGACGTGTGAGCCTGGCGAGCCACAAACCGAGATTTGCAACAACCTTGACGATGATTGTGATGGCGAAGTCGATGAGGGCTGTGAATGCCAGCCATCCGACACACGCGCATGTTATTCCGGAACCTCGGTCACCCGAGAAGTAGGTGAATGCCAAGACGGCGTTCAAACATGCGGGGCAAACGGTCAATGGGGCGCATGCGAAGGCGAAGTGCTTCCGGCCACAGAAATCTGCGACGGACTCGATAACGACTGCAACCCGGCGACCGAAGACGGCTCAGCCGACCCTGCCGCCGGAGCCGCGTGTGACGGTCCCGACTCAGACCTCTGTGAAAACGGCACCACGTCCTGTGTGGCCGGTGAAATCGCCTGTGACGAAGACCCAGACCTCAACCAGACCGAGAGCTGCAACGGAATGGATGATAACTGTGACGGCATCATCGACAACGCGAATCTGGACGACAACCCAGTTTGCTCGTTCGTGGATAACCTCTATCTGGGCTCAGTCAGCGGTGATACCGGCTCCGACACCTTGTCAGATTCCTGGTATGACGAAGAGTTTGTAGAGTTCACCGTGGTCGAAGATTCAAGCTCGAACGTTTATCTCTCGGCCACGATTACTCTTGTGAGCGCCCCGGGCACCGACTTTGACCTCTACGTGCGCTGTGACGGTTGTTCTCAAAGTGTGGTCGGCTCCTCGATCAGCACGAGTCCCACCGACGTGGTGAGGGTTAGGCGCAACGACTCCTTCGCGAGCAGCGATACATTTGACGTGGTTGTCGAAATTCGGCATGCATCGTCTACAGCTTGTGGTGATTGGGAATTGACGATTCAGGGGAATACGTCTGTCGCCACGGCAACCTGCTTCTGA
- a CDS encoding ArnT family glycosyltransferase, whose amino-acid sequence MNFVKKHPLAFFVLALIVLRIPMIWWYPAPLTDELFIIDQSFYGPGRRLPMLPSLIDMATWVGFGNWMSGKFIAMVTGVLTVIPVFYMTRRIEPDPRAAWLAAGLTAISPLVVRWSLRCMTDVPFTLFLTASIASAVYWVYEPKTRNLGAFMGFAGLAMLTRPEGLFMIPLIPGVMIAHMIRLRGEGLVSALKSTAFSIWGLIPWGLWVYWRLVVNAKDAYTGTFSKNLKRISLDYLGEMSAHFGSYTITGFYILGPVICLGVLAYAASLAEKPNKDRFWAGMGVLYVILATTFISCVHWFFSIRHMVFMFPAMISLAVVGLWHYRARFPRTVKGLFVAQFLLSALVLCVGLWVTKDSFLDIKVAATAARADGFKGTVRATDFKQRKTEYFSGGNAIPFNAKHKFKAGERILLDSFMLSPKGVDRHLSSLKRSYKIRVIADATSRQGQFMADDIAESVRENGNYRIVMNRLFKWQNFRTVVVEIEGPK is encoded by the coding sequence ATGAATTTTGTTAAGAAACACCCTCTCGCGTTTTTCGTGCTGGCCCTCATTGTGCTCCGAATCCCAATGATTTGGTGGTATCCGGCGCCGTTGACCGACGAACTTTTTATTATCGACCAATCCTTCTACGGGCCGGGAAGACGCCTCCCGATGCTGCCATCGCTCATCGATATGGCCACATGGGTCGGCTTTGGAAACTGGATGAGCGGCAAGTTTATTGCCATGGTAACGGGGGTGCTCACCGTCATACCCGTCTTCTACATGACTCGACGTATCGAGCCCGACCCACGCGCAGCATGGCTTGCCGCAGGTCTCACCGCCATCAGTCCGCTTGTCGTGCGTTGGTCCTTGCGCTGCATGACTGATGTACCCTTTACGCTATTTCTTACGGCGAGCATCGCGTCCGCGGTCTACTGGGTCTATGAGCCAAAAACTCGCAATCTAGGCGCCTTCATGGGCTTTGCTGGCCTCGCCATGCTCACTCGCCCCGAAGGACTCTTCATGATTCCGCTGATTCCGGGCGTGATGATTGCGCATATGATTCGCCTCAGGGGTGAGGGGTTAGTATCTGCTCTCAAGTCTACCGCGTTCAGCATTTGGGGGCTCATACCCTGGGGGCTCTGGGTCTACTGGCGCCTCGTGGTCAACGCTAAAGACGCCTACACGGGCACTTTTTCCAAAAACCTAAAACGCATAAGCCTGGACTATCTAGGCGAGATGTCGGCGCATTTTGGCTCGTACACCATCACGGGTTTCTACATCCTCGGACCAGTCATTTGCCTCGGTGTGCTCGCCTACGCTGCGTCACTCGCTGAGAAACCAAATAAAGACCGGTTCTGGGCAGGCATGGGCGTGCTCTACGTCATCCTGGCCACCACCTTCATCAGCTGTGTTCACTGGTTTTTCAGCATCCGCCATATGGTCTTCATGTTTCCGGCGATGATTTCTCTCGCTGTGGTTGGTCTCTGGCATTACCGCGCACGTTTCCCACGCACCGTTAAGGGGCTCTTCGTGGCTCAATTTCTACTCTCGGCGCTGGTCTTATGTGTCGGGCTCTGGGTCACCAAAGACTCATTTCTGGACATCAAAGTTGCGGCTACAGCGGCACGTGCAGACGGATTCAAAGGCACCGTCAGGGCAACAGATTTCAAGCAACGAAAAACCGAGTATTTTTCGGGTGGCAACGCAATTCCCTTCAACGCTAAACATAAGTTTAAGGCAGGAGAACGCATCCTACTCGACTCATTTATGTTGAGCCCCAAAGGAGTTGATCGTCATCTAAGCTCTCTCAAGCGCAGCTATAAGATCCGCGTGATAGCAGATGCCACATCGAGACAAGGCCAGTTTATGGCAGATGATATCGCGGAGTCTGTGCGCGAAAACGGAAACTATCGGATCGTCATGAATCGACTCTTCAAATGGCAAAACTTTCGAACAGTTGTCGTGGAAATCGAAGGCCCCAAATGA